One Streptomyces sp. ML-6 DNA segment encodes these proteins:
- a CDS encoding MFS transporter has protein sequence MANPLAVLREFSPRTRVVLCVNALNSFGGGLVLPFLWIYLSDVRGLPSWVPAVTLAVQAATAVAGGLLWGSLLDRFPPRTTVPVVMAVAGVGTALYAQATGVYTALAAALVYGFGISGVGTVLRFLYAGAPSARERGLAYSADYAVFNAMTGLGVLAGGLVASLDAGSRAVRFALLYLADGATFLLAGAVLFWLLPKVVQAGDGAGDDSGEKRRVGYRDVLTQRHIGVLLAALTVCSLVSYGQFRSGLPGYLTQGGALGPEGISGAFAVNILVAVGAQVLLADRIQRVRRSTVLAVSGAVWTVAWALVLAAGLQRGGSALGPALAGVVLLSVGEALVFPVVTSLLNDLATERIRGRVNALLSVAVSTGSVAGPALAGALLPWADGLGLMVTLLAGCLAVVAVAVRLRTSLGPGADLPKPEESAAPEEAGTAAPEEARTAAPEGTGIVTPEGTGTSAPEAPSEKAAAEPVTAAV, from the coding sequence ATGGCCAACCCCCTGGCGGTGCTGCGGGAGTTCTCCCCGCGCACCCGTGTCGTGCTCTGCGTCAACGCGCTCAACTCCTTCGGTGGCGGCCTGGTGCTGCCGTTCCTGTGGATCTACCTCAGCGACGTGCGCGGGCTGCCCTCCTGGGTGCCCGCCGTGACACTGGCCGTGCAGGCGGCCACGGCCGTGGCCGGCGGGCTGCTGTGGGGCTCGCTGCTCGACCGCTTCCCGCCGCGCACCACGGTGCCCGTGGTGATGGCGGTGGCCGGGGTCGGCACGGCCCTGTACGCGCAGGCGACCGGTGTGTACACCGCGCTGGCCGCGGCGCTGGTGTACGGCTTCGGGATCAGCGGCGTGGGCACGGTGCTCCGCTTCCTGTACGCGGGGGCCCCCTCCGCCCGGGAGAGGGGACTCGCCTACTCCGCCGACTACGCGGTGTTCAACGCGATGACCGGGCTCGGCGTGCTGGCCGGCGGTCTGGTGGCGTCCCTGGACGCGGGGTCGCGCGCGGTCCGGTTCGCCCTGCTGTACCTGGCGGACGGGGCGACGTTCCTGCTGGCCGGCGCGGTGCTGTTCTGGCTGCTGCCCAAGGTCGTCCAGGCGGGCGACGGGGCCGGCGACGACTCCGGCGAGAAGCGCCGGGTGGGCTACCGGGACGTACTGACACAACGTCACATCGGTGTGCTGCTGGCTGCTCTGACGGTTTGTTCGCTCGTCTCGTACGGGCAGTTCCGTTCGGGTCTGCCGGGTTATCTGACGCAGGGCGGGGCGCTCGGGCCCGAGGGCATCTCCGGTGCCTTCGCGGTCAACATCCTGGTCGCGGTGGGCGCGCAGGTGCTGCTGGCCGATCGCATCCAGCGCGTCCGCCGCAGCACGGTGCTGGCCGTCTCGGGCGCGGTGTGGACCGTGGCCTGGGCGCTGGTGCTCGCCGCGGGCCTGCAACGGGGCGGCAGCGCGCTCGGGCCGGCCCTGGCCGGGGTGGTGCTGCTCTCGGTGGGCGAGGCGCTGGTCTTCCCGGTGGTGACCTCGCTGCTGAACGACCTGGCGACCGAGCGCATACGGGGCCGGGTCAACGCCCTGCTCTCGGTGGCCGTCTCGACCGGTTCGGTGGCCGGGCCGGCGCTCGCCGGGGCCCTGCTGCCGTGGGCCGACGGGCTGGGCCTGATGGTGACGCTGCTCGCGGGCTGCCTGGCGGTCGTCGCCGTGGCGGTGCGGCTGCGCACGTCGCTGGGGCCCGGTGCGGACCTGCCGAAGCCGGAGGAGAGCGCGGCACCGGAAGAAGCCGGAACCGCCGCACCGGAAGAAGCCAGGACCGCCGCACCGGAAGGAACCGGGATCGTCACACCGGAAGGAACCGGGACCTCCGCGCCGGAAGCACCGTCGGAGAAGGCCGCCGCCGAACCCGTCACGGCCGCCGTGTAG
- a CDS encoding SAM-dependent methyltransferase produces MTVVQDLSTAVPTPADWAGAAPAPMGVDQAFNGYVAGTVINALDRLGVWDRLATDPLIDLRVLAAEIGPAVRERVLREVVRAAATCGWVRLQDDGDTALLTTAGQEIIRMRGYFTWGVGGYDEVFAQAHRIVSGEAAFGTDVLRDEAMVALGSGQNDRSFMAGTLDSVLADVDFSVLADLGSGISARVSRVVGERPGTRGLGLDISGPATELGHRTIAEAGLADRVRAIRTDVLDVCHRAAHRDTLAEVDTVMSFFLLHDLLADPVTRPHTFTRLREAFPAARTFVLADTMLRPDSENSRTLPVFSLGYELAHALMGVPLHTKETYEELFAGAGLVPRRIVPFGTPHSWLYVLEAR; encoded by the coding sequence ATGACCGTCGTCCAGGACCTCAGCACCGCGGTGCCCACCCCAGCCGACTGGGCCGGCGCCGCCCCCGCCCCGATGGGGGTGGACCAGGCGTTCAACGGCTACGTGGCCGGTACCGTCATCAACGCGCTCGACCGGCTGGGCGTGTGGGACCGGCTGGCCACCGACCCCCTGATCGACCTGCGCGTCCTCGCCGCCGAGATCGGCCCCGCCGTCCGCGAGCGGGTGCTGCGCGAGGTCGTCCGGGCCGCCGCCACCTGCGGCTGGGTCCGGCTCCAGGACGACGGCGACACCGCGCTGCTGACCACCGCGGGCCAGGAGATCATCCGCATGCGCGGGTACTTCACCTGGGGCGTCGGCGGTTACGACGAGGTGTTCGCGCAGGCCCACCGCATCGTCTCCGGCGAGGCAGCGTTCGGCACGGACGTGCTGCGCGACGAGGCCATGGTGGCGCTCGGCTCCGGCCAGAACGACCGCTCCTTCATGGCCGGGACGCTCGACTCGGTCCTGGCCGACGTGGACTTCTCCGTCCTCGCCGACCTGGGCAGCGGCATCTCCGCCCGGGTCTCCCGGGTGGTCGGCGAGCGTCCCGGCACCCGGGGCCTCGGCCTGGACATCAGCGGCCCGGCCACCGAGCTGGGCCACCGCACGATCGCCGAGGCGGGCCTGGCCGACCGGGTCCGGGCGATCCGGACGGACGTGCTGGACGTGTGCCACCGGGCCGCGCACCGCGACACCCTCGCCGAGGTCGACACGGTGATGAGCTTCTTCCTGCTGCACGACCTGCTGGCGGACCCCGTGACCCGCCCGCACACCTTCACCCGGCTGCGCGAGGCGTTCCCGGCGGCCCGCACGTTCGTCCTCGCGGACACGATGCTGCGCCCCGACTCGGAGAACTCGCGGACGCTGCCCGTCTTCTCGCTCGGCTACGAACTGGCCCACGCGCTCATGGGCGTCCCGCTGCACACCAAGGAGACGTACGAGGAGCTGTTCGCCGGCGCCGGCCTGGTCCCGCGCCGCATCGTGCCCTTCGGCACCCCGCACTCCTGGCTGTACGTGCTGGAGGCCCGGTGA